The following are encoded in a window of Lacinutrix sp. WUR7 genomic DNA:
- a CDS encoding lipopolysaccharide kinase InaA family protein has translation MNYEIKSNFSEFEAVLKDYIQNFDTKGDDYGNQKRNSLKLFKLNELTINVKSFRIPNVVNQVVYKYFRKSKAERSYIYANKLLELQIGTPKPIAYFELPSPFLFKKSYYVSEQLDCDLTYRELSRDLNYPDHEVILRAFTRFTYKLHQNNINFLDHSPGNTLIKKVGEEYQFYLVDLNRMEFKPMPLETRIKNFARLTVQKSMVKTMSDEYAKISNEDFDTIYKLMWKETEDFQNSHNRRRDLKKKLKFWKK, from the coding sequence ATGAACTACGAAATTAAAAGTAATTTTTCAGAATTCGAAGCTGTATTAAAAGATTATATTCAAAATTTTGATACTAAAGGCGATGATTATGGTAATCAGAAACGAAATTCGTTAAAACTATTTAAGTTAAATGAATTAACCATTAATGTAAAATCATTTCGAATTCCTAATGTTGTTAATCAGGTAGTTTATAAATATTTCAGAAAAAGTAAAGCCGAACGTTCTTATATTTACGCTAATAAATTATTGGAATTACAAATTGGTACGCCAAAACCTATTGCTTATTTTGAATTACCTTCTCCTTTTTTATTTAAGAAAAGTTATTATGTGAGTGAGCAATTGGATTGTGATTTAACGTATAGAGAGCTTTCTAGAGATTTGAATTATCCAGATCACGAAGTTATTTTACGAGCTTTTACAAGGTTTACTTATAAGTTACATCAAAATAATATTAACTTTTTAGACCATTCACCTGGTAATACTTTAATTAAAAAAGTAGGAGAGGAGTATCAATTTTATTTGGTAGACTTAAATAGAATGGAGTTTAAACCGATGCCTTTAGAAACAAGAATTAAAAATTTTGCTCGATTAACTGTTCAAAAATCTATGGTGAAAACCATGAGCGATGAATATGCTAAAATTTCTAATGAAGATTTTGATACTATTTATAAACTTATGTGGAAGGAAACCGAAGATTTTCAAAATAGCCACAATAGGAGAAGAGACTTAAAAAAGAAATTGAAATTCTGGAAAAAATAA
- a CDS encoding L-threonylcarbamoyladenylate synthase, with amino-acid sequence MHKEIKNTIEILKNGGIILYPTDTVWGIGCDATNAEAVTKIYKLKKRIETKAMICLVADERMLTKYIKKIPDAAQSIFDVAENPITIIYDDAQNLAPNLIAKDKTIAIRIPDDEFCYQICRKLNGAIVSTSANISGAPTPKSFKEIPQEIIKGVDYVVNLHHEKKTTKPSSIIKLGSNGIVKVIRK; translated from the coding sequence ATGCACAAAGAAATTAAAAACACCATTGAAATTCTAAAAAATGGCGGAATAATCTTATATCCTACAGATACAGTTTGGGGAATTGGCTGTGATGCTACTAATGCCGAAGCAGTTACAAAAATTTATAAGCTTAAAAAACGTATAGAAACCAAAGCTATGATTTGCTTAGTTGCAGATGAAAGAATGCTAACTAAGTATATAAAAAAAATACCCGACGCTGCACAAAGTATTTTTGATGTTGCCGAAAACCCGATTACCATCATTTATGATGATGCACAAAACCTAGCACCTAATTTAATAGCAAAAGACAAAACCATTGCGATTAGAATTCCGGATGATGAATTTTGCTACCAAATTTGCAGAAAACTTAATGGTGCAATTGTGTCTACCTCAGCAAATATTAGTGGTGCTCCTACTCCAAAATCCTTTAAAGAAATACCTCAAGAGATTATAAAAGGTGTAGACTATGTTGTAAATTTGCACCACGAAAAAAAAACAACAAAACCTTCGTCTATTATTAAATTAGGCAGCAATGGTATTGTTAAAGTTATACGAAAATAA
- a CDS encoding glycosyltransferase family 2 protein: protein MNKLTAIIPTGNEIHNIEAVIASVSFADEVLVVDSFSTDGTFEKAQELETKVIRREYQYSASQKNWAIPQAKYEWVLLVDADERVTPELKEEIQAILKQPEIEHVAYWIGRMNHFMGERVNYSGWRNDKVIRLFKRDLCTYEDKHVHAEIIVNGTIGKLESKFYHNTYITFDKYLEKMNRYAWWQARDYDKKTGKLTPYHFVIKPFYGFFKHYIMQKGFKDGIVGLTIGTIQAYVVFMRYVKIWLLRRERN, encoded by the coding sequence ATGAATAAACTAACAGCAATTATTCCTACAGGAAATGAAATACACAATATAGAAGCTGTTATTGCATCTGTAAGTTTTGCCGATGAAGTACTAGTTGTAGATAGTTTTAGTACAGATGGTACTTTTGAAAAAGCACAAGAATTAGAAACCAAAGTAATACGTAGAGAGTACCAATATTCTGCTTCACAAAAAAATTGGGCTATTCCACAAGCTAAATACGAATGGGTTTTATTAGTAGATGCAGATGAGCGTGTCACACCAGAATTAAAAGAAGAAATACAAGCTATATTAAAACAACCAGAAATAGAACATGTTGCATATTGGATTGGCAGAATGAATCATTTCATGGGAGAACGCGTAAATTATAGTGGTTGGAGAAACGACAAAGTAATTCGACTTTTTAAACGTGATTTATGTACGTATGAAGATAAACATGTACATGCCGAAATTATAGTAAATGGTACTATTGGTAAGTTAGAAAGCAAGTTTTACCACAACACGTATATTACTTTTGATAAGTATTTAGAAAAAATGAATCGTTACGCTTGGTGGCAAGCTAGAGATTATGATAAAAAAACAGGAAAACTAACACCTTATCACTTTGTTATAAAACCTTTTTATGGCTTTTTTAAACACTATATTATGCAAAAAGGTTTTAAAGATGGCATTGTAGGCCTTACCATTGGTACTATACAAGCGTATGTGGTTTTTATGCGTTATGTAAAAATCTGGTTACTTCGTAGGGAAAGGAATTAA